In a single window of the Jaculus jaculus isolate mJacJac1 chromosome 9, mJacJac1.mat.Y.cur, whole genome shotgun sequence genome:
- the Hebp2 gene encoding heme-binding protein 2, giving the protein MAEEEPQLQAAEGVAEPELETPGWMSPQDAGPQPRSYEIRHYGPAKWVSTCVESMDWDSAIQAGFTKLNGYIQGKNEKEMKIKLTAPLMSYVEPGSDPFSESSITISLYLPSEQQSDPPRPSESDVFIEERAGMTVFVRSFDGFSSGQKNQEQLLTLASILRDEGKVFDEKVFYTAGYNSPFQLLNRNNEVWLIQKSEPSKDNE; this is encoded by the exons ATGGCCGAGGAGGAGCCCCAGCTGCAGGCAGCCGAGGGCGTGGCCGAGCCGGAGCTGGAGACGCCGGGCTGGATGTCCCCGCAGGATGCAGGACCCCAG CCCAGAAGTTATGAGATCCGACACTACGGACCAGCCAAATGGGTCAGCACTTGCGTGGAGTCTATGGACTGGGATTCGGCCATCCAGGCTGGCTTTACAAAACTGAACGGCTACATACAAGGGAAAAACGAGAAAG AGATGAAAATAAAGCTGACAGCTCCGCTGATGAGCTATGTGGAGCCGGGCTCCGATCCTTTCAGCGAGTCTAGCATTACCATCTCGCTGTACCTCCCCTCGGAGCAGCAATCCGATCCACCCCGGCCTTCGGAGTCAGATGTCTTCATTGAAGAGCGAGCTGGGATGACTGTGTTTGTACG GTCTTTTGATGGATTCTCGAGTGGCCAGAAGAATCAAGAACAGCTTTTGACATTAGCCAGCATTTTGAGGGATGAAGGGAAAGTTTTTGATGAAAAGGTTTTCTATACTGCAGGCTACAACAGTCCTTTCCAGCTGCTCAATAGAAACAATGAGGTGTGGCTGATTCAGAAAAGTGAACCCTCCAAGGACAATGAATGA
- the Smim28 gene encoding small integral membrane protein 28 → MPGLLGSSWRKFGHAGRGTYEWLTSEPSLPLLETQLQDTQQVSSAQADVEPFLCILLPATALLFAAFLLLFLYRRCQRPSAQGQVFSIDLPEPPAPASEVTDVLPGLPWAEQSFPYAPLPASRALRHPGLPPSYEEAMGNPAGEDALDKAP, encoded by the exons ATGCCGGGACTCctgggcagcagctggaggaaatTTGGACACGCAGGCAGGGGGACGTACGAGTGGCTAACCAGCGAGCCAAGCCTGCCTCTTCTGGAGACTCAGCTGCAG GACACCCAGCAGGTGAGCTCGGCCCAGGCGGACGTGGAGCCCTTCCTGTGCATCCTGCTTCCCGCCACCGCGCTGCTCTTCGCCGCCTTCCTGCTGCTCTTCCTGTACCGCCGCTGCCAGCGCCCCAGCGCCCAGGGTCAGGTGTTCAGCATCGACCTCCCGGAGCCCCCCGCGCCGGCCTCCGAGGTGACCGACGTCCTGCCCGGCCTGCCCTGGGCCGAGCAGAGCTTCCCCTACGCCCCGCTGCCCGCCTCCAGGGCCCTGCGACACCCGGGCCTGCCGCCCTCCTATGAAGAAGCCATGGGGAACCCTGCTGGGGAGGACGCCCTGGACAAGGCCCCCTGA